One window from the genome of Antechinus flavipes isolate AdamAnt ecotype Samford, QLD, Australia chromosome X, AdamAnt_v2, whole genome shotgun sequence encodes:
- the EBP gene encoding 3-beta-hydroxysteroid-Delta(8),Delta(7)-isomerase, which produces MSSLHVAHPYWPRNLQLSSYVPNDLPVWQILTVFFSASGALLVATWLLSGQGRRESKPPQPALSPCRRLAVCWFAMCAFVHLVIEGWFSVYNRDIARDQSFLSQLWKEYSKGDSRYILADNFTVCMETVTAWAWGPLSLWAVGAFLRQRPERFLLQLIISLGQLYGDVLYFLTEYREGFQHGEFGHPLYFWFYFVFLNALWIIVPSALLLDAWCQLARGQLLADGAGPQAPRRQHEHLQ; this is translated from the exons ATGAGCTCTCTTCACGTGGCACACCCTTACTGGCCCCGAAACCTCCAGCTCAGTTCTTATGTGCCCAACGACCTGCCAGTGTGGCAGATCCTCACGGTGTTCTTTTCTGCCTCGGGGGCGCTCCTGGTGGCTACTTGGCTGTTATCCggccaagggaggagggagagcaaaCCCCCCCAGCCGGCTCTGAGCCCCTGTCGCCGCCTGGCAGTCTGCTGGTTTGCCATGTGTGCCTTCGTGCACTTGGTGATTGAAGGCTGGTTCAGTGTCTACAATCGGGACATTGCTAGGGATCAGAGCTTCTTGTCCCAGCTGT GGAAGGAGTACTCCAAGGGTGACAGCCGCTACATTCT GGCAGACAACTTCACTGTATGTATGGAGACAGTGACAGCCTGGGCCTGGGGCCCACTCAGCTTGTGGGCTGTGGGTGCCTTTCTGAGACAGAGGCCAGAAcgcttccttctccagcttattattTCCTTGG GTCAGCTGTACGGTGACGTCCTTTATTTCCTCACTGAGTACCGAGAGGGCTTTCAGCATGGGGAGTTTGGACACCCACTCTACTTTTGGTTCTACTTTGTCTTCCTGAATGCCTTGTGGATTATTGTGCCTTCTGCCCTTCTTCTGGATGCCTGGTGCCAACTGGCACGTGGCCAGTTGCTGGCAGATGGTGCTGGCCCTCAGGCCCCAAGAAGACAGCATGAGCATCTCCAGTGA
- the TBC1D25 gene encoding TBC1 domain family member 25 — translation MAASPGSAGATGTAEDEEQREVVRVRVKKFEGFLQPDFRTFAVDPQITSLDVLQHILIRAFDLNGKKHQFGISYLGRDKLGPEAYIPLTSEGDLSTAFTSASQPYLQLRVDVRPLEDSPLLEDWDIISPKDVIGTDLLPVEKRSLTAVALPFTQSIISQVGRTLSKVQQALSWSYGEDLKPFKPPLSDAEFHTYLNREGQLCRPEELRLRIYHGGVEPSLRKVVWRYLLNVYPDGLTGQERMDYMKRKTLEYNQLKSEWHQRASAEDLEFIRSNVLKDVLRTDRAHPYYAGPEDNPHLIALHDLLTTYAVTHPQISYCQGMSDIASPILAVMDNEGHAFICFCGIMKRLEANFRVDGEAMSVKFSHLKLLLQYSDPEFYSYLLSTGADDLFFCYRWLLLELKREFAFEDALRMLEVTWSSLPPDPPEKEVELVGFPAPARDGEQPVRQRHMLRPTYYGLDEARDKVLLPRGEKKEESSGTEESEETGFRKRPLARQASVGDYQPYRVRAGEDAQWGSPPPQLLEPLAVEEGHMPSNVLVPLVLPLHVPKSFSAPSLRPLIVPSSPSSTEPNPAGEESGSTPSDKGGSLGKSLLSACPSSLPPPPPTGVAVSLPPPQEFGRGNPFMLFLCLAILLEHRDHIMKRSMDYNELAMHFDRLVRRHHLGKVLHRAKTLFADYLQSEVWDSEEGDEAAADSPTPAASVASS, via the exons ATGGCGGCCTCACCTGGGAGCGCAGGAGCGACTGGGACTGCCGAAGACGAGGAGCAGCGGGAAGTGGTTCGGGTCCGAGTCAAG AAGTTTGAAGGATTCCTGCAACCTGACTTCCGGACATTTGCTGTAGATCCCCAAATCACCTCCCTCGATGTACTACAACACATCCTGATTCGAGCCTTTGACCTCAATGG AAAAAAGCATCAGTTTGGCATCAGTTACCTGGGCCGGGACAAGCTGGGTCCCGAGGCCTATATCCCACTGACCTCTGAGGGAGATTTGAGCACAGCCTTCACCAGTGCCTCCCAGCCCTACCTGCAGCTTCGAGTGGATGTCAGACCGCTGGAAGATA GCCCCCTCTTGGAAGACTGGGACATCATCAGTCCCAAGGATGTCATCGGCACCGACCTGCTGCCTGTGGAGAAGCGTTCCTTGACGGCCGTGGCGCTGCCTTTCACACAGTCCATCATCTCTCAG GTGGGTCGGACACTGTCCAAGGTCCAGCAGGCCCTGAGCTGGTCCTATGGGGAAGACCTGAAGCCTTTCAAACCCCCGCTCAGCGATGCCGAGTTTCACACCTACCTGAATCGGGAGGGCCAGCTGTGCCGGCCCGAAGAGCTGCGCCTGCGCATCTACCACGGAGGAGTGGAGCCTTCCCTCCGCAAG GTGGTGTGGCGCTACCTGCTGAACGTGTACCCAGACGGGCTGACGGGCCAGGAGCGCATGGACTACATGAAGCGGAAGACGCTCGAATATAACCAGCTGAAGAGCGAGTGGCACCAGCGGGCCAGTGCCGAGGACCTGGAGTTCATCCGGAGCAACGTCCTCAAGGACGTCCTGCGCACAGACCGGGCTCACCCCTACTACGCGGGCCCCGAGGACAACCCCCACCTCATCGCTCTGCACGACCTGCTCACCACATACGCGGTCACCCACCCCCAGATCTCCTACTGCCAGGGGATGAGTGACATCGCCTCCCCCATCCTGGCCGTCATGGACAACGAGGGCCACGCTTTCATCTGCTTCTGCGGCATCATGAAGCGGCTGGAGGCCAACTTCCGCGTTGATGGGGAGGCCATGTCCGTCAAGTTCTCCCACCTGAAGCTCCTGCTCCAGTACTCAGACCCGGAATTCTATAGCTACCTCCTCTCCACCGGGGCTGACGACCTTTTCTTTTGCTACCGTTGGCTGTTGCTGGAGCTCAAGCGGGAGTTTGCCTTTGAAGATGCTCTGAGGATGTTGGAGGTGACCTGGAGCTCCTTGCCCCCGGATCCCCCCGAGAAAGAGGTAGAGCTCGTGGGCTTTCCCGCCCCGGCAAGAGATGGCGAGCAGCCTGTCCGCCAGCGGCACATGCTGAGGCCCACGTACTACGGCCTGGACGAGGCTAGAGACAAGGTGCTGCTCCCcaggggggaaaagaaggaagaaagctcGGGGACAGAGGAGAGCGAGGAGACGGGTTTTAGGAAAAGGCCCTTAGCCAGACAGGCCAGTGTTGGGGACTATCAGCCTTACCGAGTTCGGGCTGGGGAGGATGCCCAGTGGGGCAGCCCTCCTCCCCAGCTACTAGAACCCTTGGCAGTGGAGGAGGGGCACATGCCGTCCAATGTCCTCGTGCCCCTGGTGCTGCCTCTTCACGTGCCCAAGTCCTTCTCGGCTCCTTCCCTTAGGCCCCTGATCGTGCCCTCCTCCCCGTCGTCCACAGAGCCCAACCCGGCGGGGGAGGAGAGCGGCAGCACCCCGTCTGACAAGGGGGGCTCCCTGGGGAAAAGCTTGTTGTCAGCCTGCCCGTCTTCCCTCCCGCCACCTCCACCCACCGGGGTGGCCGTGAGCCTCCCTCCGCCCCAGGAGTTTGGCCGTGGGAACCCCTTCATGCTCTTCTTGTGCTTGGCTATCCTGCTGGAGCACCGGGACCACATCATGAAGCGCAGTATGGACTACAACGAGCTGGCCATGCACTTTGACCGCCTGGTCCGGAGGCACCACCTGGGAAAAGTTCTGCACCGGGCTAAGACGCTGTTTGCCGACTATCTGCAGTCGGAGGTGTGGGACTCCGAGGAAGGGGACGAGGCCGCGGCGGACTCCCCGACCCCCGCCGCCTCGGTCGCCAGCTCCTGA